A region of Deltaproteobacteria bacterium RBG_16_64_85 DNA encodes the following proteins:
- a CDS encoding tyrosine--tRNA ligase, whose translation MDEILKSLKRGTVDVITTEELERKLERSAKERRPLCVKAGFDPTAPDLHLGHTVLIQKLKHFQEAGHQVVFLIGDFTGMIGDPTGKAETRMVLTREDVERNAATYKEQIFKILEPSKTEVRFNSEWLSGLPIEELVRIAAQMTVARMLERDDFRRRYEGERPISIHEFLYPLFQGYDSVALRADVELGGTDQKFNLLVGRDLQRMYGQEPQVVMTTPLLVGLDGVNKMGKSLGNYIGITEPPETIFGKMMSISDDLMLEYYEFLSDISVSRLTSLKKGLADGARHPMEAKVSLAGEIVARFHGQKAARDAAEGFRRRFSGKEFPEDARKVPGSALGGKTDLVSVVSLVSTSFTSKSAVRRLIEQGGLEVNGEKAADPAREIAPEGEIRLKIGKKEFVIVSFG comes from the coding sequence ATGGATGAGATTCTCAAGTCCCTGAAGCGCGGCACGGTGGACGTTATCACGACGGAGGAGCTGGAGCGAAAGCTCGAGCGCTCCGCGAAGGAGAGGCGGCCGTTGTGCGTCAAGGCGGGATTCGACCCCACCGCGCCGGACCTGCACCTCGGCCACACCGTCCTCATCCAGAAGCTCAAGCACTTCCAGGAGGCCGGCCATCAGGTGGTCTTCCTGATCGGCGACTTCACCGGGATGATCGGCGACCCCACCGGGAAGGCGGAGACGCGGATGGTCCTCACGCGGGAGGACGTCGAGCGCAACGCTGCGACCTACAAGGAGCAGATTTTCAAGATCCTCGAACCATCGAAGACCGAGGTCCGGTTCAACTCCGAGTGGCTCTCCGGTCTCCCGATCGAGGAGCTGGTCCGGATCGCCGCGCAGATGACGGTGGCGCGGATGCTCGAGCGGGACGACTTCCGGAGGCGGTACGAGGGGGAGCGCCCGATTTCCATCCACGAGTTCCTCTATCCCCTGTTCCAGGGATACGACTCGGTGGCACTTCGGGCGGACGTGGAGCTGGGGGGAACCGACCAGAAGTTCAACCTCCTCGTGGGGCGCGACCTGCAGCGGATGTACGGACAGGAGCCGCAGGTGGTGATGACCACGCCGCTGCTCGTGGGGCTGGACGGCGTGAACAAGATGGGCAAGAGCTTGGGCAACTACATCGGCATCACGGAGCCGCCGGAAACGATCTTCGGGAAAATGATGTCCATCTCCGACGACCTGATGCTGGAGTATTACGAGTTCCTCTCCGACATCAGCGTGAGCCGCCTTACGTCGCTGAAAAAAGGACTGGCCGACGGCGCCCGGCATCCGATGGAGGCGAAAGTGTCCCTCGCGGGGGAGATCGTCGCACGCTTCCACGGGCAGAAGGCCGCGAGGGATGCGGCGGAAGGGTTCCGCAGGAGATTTTCCGGCAAGGAGTTCCCCGAGGACGCACGCAAAGTGCCGGGGAGCGCCCTGGGCGGCAAGACCGACCTGGTCTCGGTGGTTTCCCTGGTTTCGACGTCGTTCACCTCCAAGTCGGCCGTGCGGAGGCTCATCGAGCAGGGCGGCCTGGAAGTCAACGGCGAGAAGGCGGCGGACCCCGCCCGGGAGATCGCGCCGGAAGGCGAAATCCGCTTGAAAATCGGAAAGAAAGAGTTCGTGATCGTCTCCTTCGGGTAG